A single Lactuca sativa cultivar Salinas chromosome 8, Lsat_Salinas_v11, whole genome shotgun sequence DNA region contains:
- the LOC111878442 gene encoding 50S ribosomal protein HLP, mitochondrial: MAASSFSKCFRVGHSLLSSSIQRSSSSQEATCNNLLTQQIRTFIQMRTNLKVVDNSGAKRVMCIQALKGKKGARLGDTIVASVKEAQPGGKVKKGQVVYGVVVRAAMQKGRCDGSEVKFDDNAVVLVNKQGEPIGTRVFGPVPHELRKKKHVKILSLAQHIA, from the exons ATGGCAGCAAGTTCTTTTTCCAAATGTTTTCGTG TGGGTCATTCTTTGTTGTCTTCCAGTATCCAAAGATCATCATCATCACAAGAAGCCACCTGCAACAATCTCTTAACTCAG CAAATAAGGACATTCATACAGATGAGGACGAAtctgaaagttgtagataactcAGGGGCAAAACGGGTAATGTGCATACAAGCTTTAAAGGGGAAGAAAGGGGCAAGATTAGGGGACACGATAGTTGCATCAGTGAAGGAAGCACAACCTGGTGGGAAAGTGAAGAAAGGGCAGGTTGTTTATGGTGTGGTTGTTAGGGCAGCTATGCAAAAAGGGAGGTGTGATGGAAGTGAAGTGAAGTTTGATGATAATGCTGTTGTGCTTGTGAATAAACAAGGTGAGCCTATTGGGACACGTGTCTTTGGACCTGTCCCACatgagttgaggaagaaaaagcATGTTAAGATATTGAGTCTTGCACAACATATTGCTTGA